The Diadema setosum chromosome 1, eeDiaSeto1, whole genome shotgun sequence genome has a window encoding:
- the LOC140228211 gene encoding endoplasmic reticulum lectin 1-like, producing MENVDLARLTALNILSYFLAVSYASIISDNVLFQLQFPGSSSSGELEEFANNVLPMTTADHEQYQCLLPPERDPQLEDLITYDGPAAIKIMEPVLKGGTCTLRVETYWTYELCHGMHLRQFHEEKLPGKDTKKQEYFLGKSYSLPQDEQFASQNITKIHGSVKDIKVPTIYLDGKDIPYFEVIMSNGTPCDLRDNEPRQTRVKYICEKNGRGDIYSFKETSTCEYEVILFSSHLCSHPLYRLKESPVNMIRCYAMDGSPAQPLAYEALMRKDSIHQYTVPKKPQQVQEEEEEDSRTVQSVDRATRGPVSSLADDQLLKDFLRGEYCLHGGQGWWKFEFCYGKYAQQYHQDKSGKTLILLGTWDESLHKKWWAEAKRPKSPKQVTHFYSDGDVCDMTGKPRQVQVKLKCKASLGQHAVTIYLVEPATCEYILGVEASIICPLLDSADEFGLLHIEESKP from the exons ATGGAAAATGTTGACTTAGCTCGACTAACGGCTCTTAATATATTATCTTACTTTCTAGCAGTATCATATGCGTCAATAATAAGCGATAATGTCTTGTTTCAGTTACAATTCCCTGGTTCAAGTTCGTCGGGAGAG cTGGAAGAGTTTGCAAACAACGTTTTACCTATGACTACAGCAGACCATGAGCAGTACCAGTGCCTCTTGCCTCCCGAAAGGGATCCACAGTTGGAAGACCTCATCACTTATGACGGCCCTGCTGCCATTAAGATCATGGAGCCTGTGCTCAAAGGAGGCACTTGCACACTTAGG GTGGAAACCTATTGGACTTATGAGCTTTGCCATGGAATGCACTTGAGACAGTTCCATGAAGAAAAGCTTCCTGGAAAg GACACCAAGAAACAGGAGTATTTTCTAGGAAAAAGCTATTCACTTCCACAAGATGAGCAGTTTGCCAGCCAAAATATCACAAAGATCCATGGATCGGTGAAAGATATCAAA GTGCCTACAATCTATTTAGATGGGAAAGACATCCCCTACTTTGAAGTCATCATGAGCAACGGCACCCCCTGTGATCTGAGGGACAATGAGCCCAGGCAGACGCGAGTGAAGTACATCTGCGAGAAGAACGGGCGGGGCGACATCTACTCCTTCAAGGAGACGAGTACCTGCGAGTACGAGGTCATCCTCTTCTCCTCCCACCTGTGCAGTCACCCCCTCTACAG GTTAAAGGAATCGCCTGTGAACATGATTCGCTGCTACGCCATGGACGGGTCACCGGCGCAGCCTTTGGCATATGAGGCCCTCATGCGTAAAGACAGCATCCATCAGTACACAGTCCCCAAGAAA CCTCAGCAggttcaagaagaagaagaggaggactCTAGAACGGTTCAATCCGTGGATCGGGCCACCAGGGGGCCGGTATCATCCCTGGCTGATGACCAGCTCCTCAAGGACTTCCTCCGTGGGGAGTACTGCCTCCATGGA GGACAAGGATGGTGGAAGTTTGAATTCTGCTATGGTAAATATGCCCAGCAGTACCACCAG GATAAAAGCGGAAAGACATTAATTTTACTGGGAACCTGGGATGAATCTCTACATAAAAAGTGGTGGGCAGAGGCCAAGAGACCAAAGTCCCCAAA ACAAGTGACACATTTTTATTCTGATGGAGATGTGTGTGATATGACAGGCAAGCCACGCCAGGTGCAAGTCAAGTTAAAATGTAAAGCGTCTCTAGGGCAACATGCAGTGACCATCTATCTAGTTGAGCCAGCAACCTGTGAATATATTCTAGGG GTTGAAGCATCCATTATCTGTCCACTGCTCGATTCTGCCGACGAATTTGGCCTGCTCCATATCGAAGAATCAAAGCCATGA